From a region of the Primulina eburnea isolate SZY01 chromosome 7, ASM2296580v1, whole genome shotgun sequence genome:
- the LOC140836206 gene encoding strychnine-11-hydroxylase-like has product MFLLLVVLSFSIFFLFNLFKHKNIKKTGQLPPGPKGLPIIGNLHQFDSAHPHLCLYGFAKRYGPLMSMKFGFRAAIVVSSARVAKVALKNNDMALSGRPQLIVLNKLTYNGSDITASSYNATWREMRKIGILHLFSAKQVVSFRPVREDEVSCMIEDMIEKSKSNKLINLSRSMFLLTNGFICRAGFGKKYDEEGKRSFNELFKEIQEILAGFFVSDYFPSLGWIDKLSGMNSRLEKVFRDLDMFIQELIDDHLDPKRPKSMDGDILDLLIGLKQDESAPVHLEWDNIKGVLVDIFIAGTESSAALVVWALSVLITTPDAMKKAQEEVRNLVGNKGSVDEDDVSNLPYLKAIVKETLRLFPPAPLSVPRETIERCTIDGYEIPPKSIVHVNLYAIGLDPEYWENPTEFNPDRFLDSTIDYKGQDFGLLPFGSGRRGCPGINLGITIVELALANLLYSFDWELPHGMKKEDMDMEASPGISTRKKNDLCLVGKCYVCK; this is encoded by the exons ATGTTTCTTCTTCTCGTTGTACTTTCTTTctcaatatttttccttttcaatCTTTTCAAACACAAGAACATCAAGAAAACTGGCCAACTCCCACCAGGTCCGAAAGGGCTTCCAATAATCGGAAACCTGCATCAATTCGATTCCGCGCATCCCCACTTGTGCCTCTACGGTTTTGCAAAAAGGTATGGCCCTCTCATGTCCATGAAGTTTGGATTTCGGGCTGCCATTGTAGTTTCTTCAGCAAGGGTAGCCAAAGTAGCCCTGAAAAACAATGACATGGCACTCTCAGGGAGGCCACAGCTTATTGTCTTAAATAAACTAACTTACAATGGCTCAGATATTACTGCGTCTTCCTACAACGCAACGTGGAGGGAAATGAGAAAAATAGGCATCCTTCATCTATTCAGTGCCAAGCAGGTGGTCTCATTTCGACCCGTTCGAGAGGACGAAGTTTCTTGCATGATTGAAGATATGATAGAGAAATCCAAATCGAATAAGTTGATAAACTTGAGCCGTTCCATGTTCTTGTTGACTAACGGCTTCATATGTAGAGCTGGATTTGGGAAAAAGTACGATGAAGAAGGAAAAAGAAGTTTCAATGAACTTTtcaaagaaattcaagaaatccTAGCAGGGTTCTTCGTGAGCGATTATTTTCCTTCATTGGGTTGGATTGATAAACTAAGTGGAATGAATTCTAGACTAGAGAAGGTTTTcagagatttggatatgtttatTCAAGAACTTATAGATGATCATCTTGATCCAAAGAGGCCTAAATCAATGGATGGTGACATTCTTGATCTGTTGATTGGATTGAAACAAGACGAATCGGCTCCTGTTCATCTTGAATGGGACAACATCAAGGGAGTCCTTGTG GATATATTTATAGCTGGAACAGAATCAAGTGCAGCCCTGGTTGTTTGGGCACTGTCGGTTCTGATTACGACACCAGACGCAATGAAAAAAGCACAAGAAGAAGTCCGGAACTTGGTAGGAAACAAAGGTTCTGTTGATGAAGATGATGTCTCAAATCTTCCTTATTTAAAAGCAATCGTCAAGGAAACATTAAGATTGTTTCCTCCGGCTCCGCTCTCTGTCCCAAGGGAAACCATAGAAAGATGCACCATAGACGGATACGAAATCCCACCAAAAAGCATAGTTCATGTGAATCTTTACGCCATCGGCCTAGACCCTGAATACTGGGAAAATCCCACCGAATTCAACCCCGATCGATTCTTGGACAGTACTATAGATTACAAAGGGCAAGATTTTGGGCTGCTCCCGTTCGGATCAGGTCGAAGAGGATGCCCTGGAATCAATCTGGGAATCACAATTGTGGAGCTCGCACTTGCCAATCTTCTTTACTCCTTCGACTGGGAGTTGCCCCatggaatgaagaaagaagaCATGGACATGGAGGCATCGCCTGGGATTAGTACTCGGAAGAAAAATGATCTTTGCCTTGTTGGTAAATGCTACGTGTGTAAGTAG